CGCAGCCAGTCGGTGCCGATGGCGGGCATGTCCTGGCGGAAAACGGTGGCGCGGTCGGTGAGGTCGTTGGCCATCGTGTACCCGGCGACGTACGGCAGGGCTTCCTCGACGGAGACCCGGTAGGCGGGCTTGGCGATCACGGCCGCCAACTCCAGTTCCCAGTCCGGCTTCTCGGCCCAAGCGGGGAGTACGACGTCGTCGTACGGGCCCGTGATCGCGCTGGGCAGGCCGATGAACACGTACGGCAGGTCCTCGGCTGCCCGCCGGTCCATGACCGCGGCGATCTCCGCACGTGCCTCCTCGACGGTGCGCGGGTCGTCGGGGGAGCGGTGGGCGACTGCCAGGTCGATCACGTGCTGCCGGTAGTTGGCACCGGACTGGAAGATCTGGCGCGGCTCCACGGGGGCGTGTATCCGCAGACCGTCCAGCGGCAGCCAGTCACCGGCCGTATCCGCCGCCAGACTGCGCAGACGGGGCAGGACCTCGTTCCAGCGCTCCAGCAGCGTGCGCACAGTGAGTTCCGGTGCGGCCAGCGCGGTACGCAGGTCCAGCACGCGGGCGTCCGACAGGACGAGAGCGGGAAAGGGCGTCCTGCCTGGTGCGCTGACGGTACCGAGGGCGAAGGAGCCGGAGAAGAGCGGTGAATCAACATCACGTTTCACGGATGTGTCCTCTCAGTGGCGGTGCGACTAATCTGGCCGTCCCGAATCGATTGGGGAAATCGATTCGCCGGATGAAGCTCATCGGTGTCACCGATGAGCTTCAGGTCTCGTCTCCGACGGCCGATCAGCGCTCGGGAGTGTCATGCATTTGGCCAGCCTTGACCTGAATCTCCTGGTGGCTCTGCGCGCTCTGCTGGAGGAACGCAACGTCACCAGGGCCGGGCAGCGCATCGGGCTCAGCCAGCCGGCGATGAGCGGCGCCCTCGCGCGACTGCGCCGGCATTTCGACGACGAGCTCCTCTTCAGGACCGGCAACAACTACGAGCTGACCGCCCTCGGCCAGGCGCTGCTGGACCGGACGGCCCGGGCCTGCGACATGGCGGAACGGGTCTTCAGCAGCCAGGCCGAGTTCGATCCCGTCCAGGACGGCCACGAGTTCAAGATCATCGCTTCGGACTACGCCGTGACGGTCTTCGGCACCGAACTGACCCGCATCCTCCACGCGGAGGCGCCCGGCGTCCGGCTCCATTTCGAGCTGACTCCCGCCACGGTCACCGAGGAGACAGCCGCACTGCTGAGCACCACTGACGGGATGCTCCTGCCACACGGTTTCATCAGCGGTTACCCGGCGGTCGAGGTCTTCCAGGACCGCTGGGTCTTCGTGGTCTCACGGGACAATGCCGAGGTGGGGGACGCGCTCACGTCCCACGATCTGAACCGGTTGCCCTGGGTGACGTATCGGCGGCTGTACGACACGACGTCCACCCGGCAGCTGAGCATGCTCGGCATCGAGCCCCGCTCGGAGGTCTCCGCCGACACCTTCCAGGCACTGTGCTTCCTCGTCGCCGGAACCCGCAGAATCGCCCTCGTCCAGAACCGGCTCGCCGAGCGACTGCGCGAAACGG
The window above is part of the Streptomyces sp. NBC_00425 genome. Proteins encoded here:
- a CDS encoding fumarylacetoacetate hydrolase family protein, with amino-acid sequence MKRDVDSPLFSGSFALGTVSAPGRTPFPALVLSDARVLDLRTALAAPELTVRTLLERWNEVLPRLRSLAADTAGDWLPLDGLRIHAPVEPRQIFQSGANYRQHVIDLAVAHRSPDDPRTVEEARAEIAAVMDRRAAEDLPYVFIGLPSAITGPYDDVVLPAWAEKPDWELELAAVIAKPAYRVSVEEALPYVAGYTMANDLTDRATVFRQDMPAIGTDWLRSKNAPGFTPLGPWIVPTESIADSGDLRVTLKLNGETMQDESTKDMIFGVARMVSYASQSAQLLPGDLVLTGSPAGNGMHWGWLLRDGDVMEGTITGLGAQRTRCVAEKPS
- a CDS encoding LysR family transcriptional regulator; the protein is MHLASLDLNLLVALRALLEERNVTRAGQRIGLSQPAMSGALARLRRHFDDELLFRTGNNYELTALGQALLDRTARACDMAERVFSSQAEFDPVQDGHEFKIIASDYAVTVFGTELTRILHAEAPGVRLHFELTPATVTEETAALLSTTDGMLLPHGFISGYPAVEVFQDRWVFVVSRDNAEVGDALTSHDLNRLPWVTYRRLYDTTSTRQLSMLGIEPRSEVSADTFQALCFLVAGTRRIALVQNRLAERLRETAGIRVMEPPHGMVPLHEALWWHPVHTHDAAHMWLRETIARVAKRMAERPPEG